Within Caulobacter segnis, the genomic segment GCTGGCTGGCGGGCAAGGTGCTGGCGCGACGCGCCTAGGCCTCACACCTGGCAGACCGGACAGAAGAAGGTCGACCGCCCCGCCTGGACCTCGCGGGCGATGACGCCTTTGCAGCCGGAGGTCGGGCACGGCTCGCCCTCGCGGTCGTAGACGCGGAAGCGGTGCTGGAAATAGCCCAGCGCCCCATCGGCGGCGGCGAAGTCCTTCAGCGACGAGCCGCCGACCTCGACGGCCTCGGCCAGGACGTCCTTGATCGCCGTGGTCAGGGGCGGCAGGCGTTTCGGCGCGATCCCGCCCGACGGCTTGAACGGCGAGATGTGCGCGCGGTGCAGGGCCTCGCACACATAGATATTGCCCAGGCCCGCGACGGTGCGCTGGTCCAGCAGCAGGGTCTTGGGTCCCTGCTTGCGATTGGCGAAGGCCTTTTCCAGGGTCTTGGCGTCGAAGCCCTCGCCCAGCGGCTCGGGACCCATGGTCGCGAACCAGGGATGATGGCTGACCCGGTCGGTCTGGATCAGGTCCATGAAGCCGAACCGGCGCGGGTCGTAATAGGTGACGGTGGCCCCTGCTTCGGTCTCGAACACCACGTGGGCGTGCTTGTCGTCGGGCTTGACCTCGCGGGCGAAGTCGCCGGGCCTCACGGTCCCTTCCGGGGCGGCGATCTCGAAGCGGCCAGTCATGCCCAGGTGCATCACCAGGGTGTCGCCGCGATCCAGCGGCGCCAGGATGTACTTGGCCCGGCGGTCGAGTTGCAGGATCTTCGCCCCGGTCAGCCGCTGGACGAAGCCGTCGGGCAGCGGGAAGCGCAGGTCGGGGCGGTTGGCGCGCACGCGGACCAGGCGCGCGCCGGACAGGACGGGCTCGAGACCGCGTCGGACGGTCTCCACTTCGGGCAATTCGGGCAACGGCGAACCCTTAAGACGATGACGCGGCGCGTGACGCGGGCTAATAGCGGACGTTCATATAGAGAGTTCGGCCCAAAGACGTCATGAGCAACACCTCCGCCAGCTTCGGTTTCACGGATGTCGACGCCTCGCTGAAGGCGGGCCTGGTGCGCGGGGTCTTCGACCGCGTCGCCAAGAACTACGACATCATGAACGACCTGATGAGCGGCGGGGTGCACCGGCTCTGGAAGGACGCCGTGGCCGCGCGCCTCAATCCGCAGCCGGGCGAGGTGATCATCGACTGCGCCGGCGGCACCGGCGACATGGCCCGCCGCTTCGCCAAGATGGCCCGGAACGCCCAGGAGCGGCGCGGCGGTCCGGACGCCACCATCAACATCGTCGACTACAACGCCGAGATGATCATGGCCGGCATCGAGCGCGGCGGCGAGCCCGAGATCACCTGGACCGTCGGCGACGCCCAGCGCCTGCCGCTGCCGGACAACTACGCCAACGCCTATGTGATCAGCTTCGGCATCCGCAACGTCACCGACATCGACGCGGCCCTGCGCGAGGCGCGCCGGGTGCTGAAGCCCGGCGGCCGCTTCCTGTGCCTGGAGTTCTCGCGGCCGGTGACCGAGGCCCTGGCCAAGGCCTACGACGCCTACAGTTTCAAGGTCATTCCGCAGGTCGGAGAATGGGTCGCCAAGGACCGCGACGCCTATCAGTACCTGGTCGAGAGCATCCGCCGCTTCCCCGACCAGCGCACCTTCGCCGGCATGATCGAGACCGCCGGCTTCAAGCGCGTGACCTACACCAACTTCACCGGCGGCGTGGCGGCCCTGCACCAGGGCTGGGCGCTCTGAGTGATCGCGGTGACTTTTCATTCCGATTTCCCCGGCGAAAGCCGGGGCCCAGATCGTAAGGCCGAGCGAGGCCAGGACTTGCTATCGCTCAGGCTGGATCTGGATCCCGGCTTTCGCCGGGAGGATCGGGGTGAGGTAAAAGGCGCTCGCCTTGCCTAGCCTTTCCGCATTTCTCCGCCTGACCGGCGCGGGCTGGGCCCTGGTCCGGGCCGACGCCCTGATCCCGCGCGAGGTCGAGCCTCAGCTGCCGCCGGCCGCCAAGCTGGCCGGCCGGCTGCTGCGCATGTTCGCCGGTGGCGCGGCCAAGCGCGGCCGGCCGGGCCAGCGGCTGGCCGACGTGCTGGAAAAGCAGGGTCCGGCCGCGATCAAGATGGGCCAGTTCCTGTCGACCCGCGCCGACATCTTCGGGACCGCCTTCGCCGAGGACCTGGCCCATCTGAAGGACCGCCTGCCGCCGTTCCCTCTGGCCATCGCCGAGGCCGAGATCCAGCGCAACCTCGGCAGGCCGCTGGGCGAGATCTACGCCGAGATCGGCGAACCGGTCGCCGCCGCCTCCCTGGCCCAGGCCCATCCGGCCGTGCTGCTGGACGGCCGCAAGGCGGCGGTGAAGGTGCTGCGCCCCGGCGTCGAGCGCCAGGTGGCCCGCGACAGCGCCGTGCTGCGCCTGGCCGCGCGCCTGGCCGAGCAACTGGCTCCCGCCTCGCGCCGCCTGAAGCCCACCGAGTTCGTCGAGGTGGTGATCCGGGCCCTGGACCTGGAGATGGACCTGCGCTTCGAGGCCGCCGGCTGCGCCGAGCTTGGCGAAGCCATGGCGACCGATCCCTACATGCGCGCGCCGCTGGTCTGCTGGGAGGGCGTCGGCAAGCGCGTCCTGACCCTGACCTGGGCCGAGGGCGTGGCGCTATCGGACCCCGCCGCGCTGGAGCTGCCCGGCCTGGATCGCAAGGCCCTGGCCGAGAACATCACCCGCGGGTTCCTGGCCCAGGCCCTGGACCACGGCCTGTTCCACGCCGACCTGCACGAGGGCAACCTGTTCGTGGCCGCGCCCAGCGCCGTAACCGCCGTCGACTACGGGATCATCGGCCGCCTGGGCCCGGGCGAGCGCCGCTACCTGGCCGAAATCCTGTACGGCTTCCTGAACCGCGACTACGCCCGCGTGGCCAAGGTGCATTTCGACGCCGGCTATGTGCCCGCCCACCAGGACGTGGACGCCTTCGCCCAGGCCCTGCGCGCCGTGGGCGAGCCGGTGTTCGGCCGCAACGCCCGCGAGGTCTCGATGGGCCGCCTGCTGGCCCAGCTGTTCGAGATCACCGCCCTGTTCGACATGGCCCTGCGGCCGGAACTGGTTTTGCTGCAGAAAACCATGGTCACCGTCGAGGGCGTGGCCCGCCGCATCGATCCGACTCACGACCTGTGGGCCGCCGCCGACCCGGTGGTGCGCCGCTGGATCGGCCGCGAGCTGTCGCCCGCCGCCAAGGCCCGCGACTTCGCCGAAGAGGCCCTGCGCGCCATCAAGGCCCTGGCCCGCCTGGCCGAGGCCCCGCCCCCAGCGCCCGTCGTGGTGGCCGAGCGCCAGCACAGCTGGCCGCTGCTATGGTTCCTGGTCGGGGCGGCGACGGCCGGCGCGGCCTTCGTCACCGGCCTGCTGCTGGCGCCGCATCCGCCCCTCTAGCCTTCGGCCTGTTCGCGCTTCCTGGCCGCCGAGGTCCGGCGGTCCTCGCGGGTCTTCTGCTCGTCCCAATAGGCCGCGCCCTCGTCGGGCTTGAACATCGTGCGCGGCGCGCCCTCGCGCGAGACCACCGCGAAGACGTTGTCCTTGGGGTCGTAGATCAGCAGGTCGCCGTTCGCGCGCTTCAGAGTCTGCGCGCCCTTGGGTGGGTCGCTGACGAAAGCGTGGACCTTGGCGACATAGTCGTCGGCCGTCTTGGCCCCGAACGTCTCGCCGTTGCGCTCGAAAGAACGCTGGGCGTTCTCCTCGGCCGTGCGCGTGCGGTTGGCGGCCCAGTAGGGCTTGCCGGCGATCAGCTTGACCGGCGCGTCGCGCGGATCGGCCGCCCGGCCGCCGCCGTTCGCCCCGCCTTCCGGCGGCGGCGCGATATCGTTGCTGGCCCGCTCGCTGGCCTTGGGCGCCTTCACGGCCGAGGCGCCGCTGTCGCAGGCCGAAAGACCCGCCAGCAGCATGAGCGCCGTCGCGCCCGACAAGACGTTTCGCACAATCTTCATGATGGCATCGCCCCGTTGTTCTACTTTTACGTTATTGAACGAAAGCGGAACATGAGTCGAGTCCCTATCTTTAACCCTGGCGCTTTGGCGCGAGGGTGGGCATGTGCAGGGATGAGACGCATGCGGAAGCGGAGTGCGGCGTGAGCGGCCAGAACGTGAAAGACAAGCGGGTTCTTCTGATCGTCGGCGGCGGGGTGGCGGCCTATAAGGCGCTGCTGCTGACCCGGCTGCTGCGCAAGGCCGGGATCGCCGTGCGGCCGATCCTGACCAAGGCCGGGGCCGAGTTCGTGACGCCCCTGTCCCTGGCCGCCCTGGCCGAGGACAAGGTCTATCAGGAGCTGTTCTCGCTAACCGACGAGCATGAGATGGGTCATATCGAGCTGTCGCGCTCGGCCGACCTGATCGTGGTCGCGCCCGCGACCGCCGACCTGATCGCCAAGGCGGCCGGCGGCTTCGCGGGCGACCTGGCCTCCACCACCCTGCTGGCCACCGACAAGCCGGTGCTGATGGCCCCGGCCATGAACGTGCGGATGTGGCTGCACCCGGCCACCCAGCGCAACATCGCCACCCTGAAGGCGGATGGCGTCAGCTTCGTCGGGCCCGACGAGGGCGCGATGGCCTGTGGCGAGTTCGGGCCCGGACGCCTGGTCGAGCCGGAAGAGATCTTCGCGGCCATCGTGGCGATGCTGGAGGGCCCCGCCGCCCGCCCGCTTCAGGGCAAGCGCGCCCTGGTCACGGCAGGCCCGACCTTCGAGCCGATCGATCCGGTGCGAGGCATCACCAACCGCTCCAGCGGCAAGCAGGGCTTCGCGATCGCCGAGGCGCTGGCGAAACTCGGCGCGGAGGTCACCCTGATCGCCGGTCCCGTGGCCCAGCCCACGCCGGTCGGCGTCAAGCGGGTCGATGTCGAGACCGCTCGCCAGATGCTGGCCGCCAGCCAGGCCGCCCTGCCCTCCGACGTCGGGGTGTTCGTGGCCGCCGTCGCCGACTGGCGCGTCGACGAGGCGTTCGGGACCAAGCTGAAGAAGGAAAAGGGCGGCCCGCCGGCCCTGACCTTCGTCGAGAACCCCGACATCCTGGCCACCCTGTCGGCCAGCGGCCCCCGGCGCCCCAAATTGGTCATCGGCTTCGCGGCCGAGACCGACCATGTCGAGGAGCACGCCCGCGCCAAGCTGGCGCGAAAGGGCTGCGACTGGATCATCGCCAATGACGTGACCGAGCCGGGCGTGATGGGCGGCGGCGAGAACGCCGTGCTGCTGATCACCCAGGACGGGACCGAGCGCTGGGACCGCGCGGCCAAGGACCAGGTGGCCGGCCAGATCGCGGCGCGGATCGCGAAGGCGCTCGGGTAAGGCGCCCTGGCCTGAGGCACTGGCCTGTAGGGGCGCAAATCAGCTACAGCCGGGCGATCCCAAGAAGGAACCGCCCGCATGTCCGCCATTCCCGCCGGTCTCGCCATCCGCTTCAAGCGTTGGGAAGGCAATGCCGACCTGCCGGTTCCGGCCTATGCGACCAGCGGCGCGGCGGGCTTCGATCTGCGGGCCCACGTGCCGGAGAACGAACCTATCGTTCTGAAACCGGGCTCGCGCTGCATGGCCCCGACCGGCTTTTCGGTGGCGGTGCCGGACGGCTGGGAGATGCAGGTTCGCCCGCGCTCGGGCCTGGCCTTCAAGAACGGCGTCACGGTGACCAACGCGCCGGGCACCGTCGACAGCGACTATCGCGGTCAGGTCTGCGTGCTGCTGATCAATCTGGGCGAAGAGGACTTCACGATCCGCCGGGGCGACCGCATCGCCCAGGGGGTCATCGCGGCGGCCCCGCAATGGCCGCTGGTCGAGGTCGACGACCTGGACGCCACCGATCGCGGCGCGGGCGGCTTCGGCTCGACCGGCTCGAAATAGTCTAGAGCGGGGCGGCCGCCTGAAGCGCCTTCAGGCCGATGACCAGATAGCCGCCGAACCCGGCGGCGAAGGCGGCCGCCGCCATCCAGAGCGTCGGACGCAGCAGGTCGAGGACGGAAAGTCCCGCGATCGGGGGTCGCGACTTCATCGGAACCTCATCTCCTGACGACGTATGCGTCGGAGGAAATACGCGCGCCCACGCTTTAGGTTGCGCGACCCGCCGCGTCGAAACCGCGACGCCAAGCGCCCGCGTGAAAAAACTTCGTCGGCGTTAATTGAAAGTTGGACGACTGCGTCCATTTATCCCTTGCCGAGCGCGCTGGACCCGACTATCCGGCGCGCTTGAAGCCTTTCGACAGGGATCTGGGTGCATGGCGACGCCGGGTAACAAGAAGCTGGTTCCGATGATCGTCGGCGGGGTCGTCCTCGTCGGCGTGGTCGTCGGCGGGACGCTGTGGTTCATCGACAAGCAGCGCTACGAGGCGACCGACAACGCCTTTGTCCAGGCCGACACCGTGCAGGTCAGCCCGCAGGTCTCGGGCTATGTCGCCGAGGTGCTGGTGGCCGACAACCAGCGGGTCGAGGCCGGCCAGGTGCTAGCCAGGATCGATCCGTCGACCTTCCAGGCCCGCCTGGACCAGGCCATCGCCAATGCCGGCGCCGCCGACGCGGCCATCCGCGCCGTCGACGACAAGAACAGCCTGGAACAGGCGATGATCGCCCAGAAGGCCGCCGGCGTGACCAGCGCCCAGGCCGACGCCGGCCGCGCCAGAGCCGACCTCGATCGCTACGACGCCCTGGCCAAGCAAGGCTGGGTCTCGCAGCAGAAGGTCCAGACCGAGCGCGCCGCCGCCACCCAGACCACCGCCAGCGTCGCGAGCGCCCAGGCCGCGCTGGAAGCCGAACGCCGCGCCGCCCAGTCGCTGGGCTCGGCCAAGGCCCAGGCCGTGGCGCAGTCCGCCGCCGCCCATGCCGCTGTCGAGCAAGCCAAGCTGGACCTGGAGCGCACCACGATCCGCGCGCCGGTCGCCGGCGTGGTCGGCGCCCGCTCGGTCCGTCCGGGCCAGCTGGTCCAGCCGGGCGTCGCGCTGATGTCGGTGGTGCCGCTGGGCCGCGCCTTCATCGTCGCCAATTTCAAGGAAACCCAGGTCGCCCGCATCCGCGTCGGCCAGCCGGTCGAGATCAAGGCCGACGCCTTCGGCAAGCAGAAGATCGTCGGCAAGGTCGACAGCTTCGCCCCCGCCACCGGCCAGGAGTTCGCCCTGATCCCGGTCGAGAACGCCGTCGGCAACTTCACCAAGATCACCCAGCGCCTGCCGGTCAAGATCGTCGTCGACCGCAGCCAGTTGGGCCAGGCCCTGCGGCCGGGCCTGTCGGTCGAGATCAAGGTCGACGTCCGCGACCGCTCGGGCCCCTCGTTCGCCGAGGCGGCCCAGGTCACGCCGCAGGTCGCCCGCCAGGGCGTGGATCGCTAGACGGAGCGACGCGTCATGACCGACGCCGCCCTCCCCGCCAGCGAAGCGCCCAAGACCGCCCCCGCCAAGCCCGAGGTCGACTGGGGCAAGCTGTTCCTGGGCTTCGGGGCCATGGTCATCGGCCAGTTCATGGCCATCCTGGACATCCAGATCGTCGCGGCCTCGCTGCCGCAGATCCAGGCCGGCGTCGGGGCCAGCACCGATCAGATCAGCTGGATCCAGACCGCCTATCTGATCCCCGAGGTCGTGATGATCCCGCTGTCGGGATATCTGTCACGGCTGTGGGGCACCCAGCGGCTCTACCTGATCTCGTGCACCGGCTTCATCGTCATGAGCGTGCTGACGGGCCTGAGCTCGTCGATCGACATGATGATCCTGACCCGGGCGCTACAGGGCTTCATCGGCGGGGCGATGATCCCGACGGTGTTCGCCGTGGCCTTCACCGCCTTCCCGCCCGAGCGGCGGGTGACGGCCAGCGTGATCATGGGCCTGATCGTCACCCTGGCCCCGACGGTCGGCCCCACCCTGGGCGGCCACTTGACCGAGGCTCTGTCCTGGCGCTGGCTGTTCTTCATCAACGTCCCGACCGGACTGATCGTGCTGTTCGGCGTGGCCCGCTGGGGCGAGTTCGACAAGGGCGACCCCAGCCTGGCCAAGGGCTTCGACTGGTTCGGCCTGGCCGTGATGGCGATCTTCCTGATGAGCATGCAGTACGTGCTGGAGGAAGGCGCCAAGGACGACTGGTTCGACGACACCGGCATCCTGTGGCTGACCGTGGTGGCCGTGCTGGGCGGAACCCTGTTCATCTGGCGACAGCTGACCTATCGCAACCCCATCGTCGAGCTACGGGCCTTCGCCAACCGCAACTTCACCGTCGGCGTGGCCATGACCGCCGTCTCGGGCGCCAGCCTGTTCGGGGGCACCTTCCTGCTGCCGCAGTTCCTGGGCCGGGTGCGCCACTATTCGGCGTCGGAGGTCGGCACCACCATGGTCGTCTCGGGCCTGTCGATGTTCCTGACCGGGCCCATCGCCGGGCGACTGGTGCGCAAGACCGACCCGCGCGTGCCGATGTTCATCGGCTTCGTTCTGGCCGGCTGGGGCATGTACATGGCCCACGGCGTGACCAAGGACTGGGGTTTCTGGGAGTTCGCCGGGGTTCAGGCTTGCCGTGGCGTCGGGGTCATGATCGCCATGATCGCGACCCAGCAGATCACGATGAGCACCCTGCCGCCGCACATGGTCAAGAACGCCTCGGGCCTGGTGAACCTGTCGCGCAACACCGGCGGGGCGATCGGCCTCGCCCTGCTGGCGACCTCGATCACCCAGCAGACGGCGCTGTACTACGACGACATGACCTCGAAGGTCACCCAGGGCGGGGCCACGGCCAACATGATGGCCGGCCTGACCGAGCGGATGATGCAGCTGGGCGTCGCCGACCCCGGCGGCGCGGCGCGCAAGGCCATCGGCGGCATGATGCAGCAGCAGGCCACGGTGATGGCCTTCGGCGACAGCTTCACCCTGCTGGCCATCGGCTGCTTCGTCGCCGCGGGCGTCTCGCTGCTGGCCGCCCCCGTCAAGAACGCCCCCCCGCCGCCTTCGGACGCTCACTGATGCCGCGCATTCCCGGACAGATCGATGTCGCCAAGACCGAAGCGATCCTCGACGCCGCCGTCGAGGTGATCGGCGAGCGCGGCCTGGCGGCCCCGATGGAGGCCATCGCCCGCCGCGCCGGGGTCTCCAAGCAGACGGTCTACAACCACTACGGCTCGAAGGCCGACCTGATGCGGGCCCTGATGACCAGGCGGGTGGAGAGCATCACCGCCTCGCTGCGCGAGCCCGGCGCGGTCGACAATCCGACCGAGGCCCTGGAGGCCTACGCCCGTTCGATGCTGGAGACCGTGGTCACCAACAAGAGCTATTCGATGATGCGGGTGATCATGCTGGGCGCGGGCGAAATGCCGGACGTGGCCCAGGAGGTCTTCGAGGCTGGCCCCCGCGCCGCCCGTCGGCAGCTGGCGGCCTTCCTGCAGATGGAGACCGAGCTGGGTCGGCTGAAGGTCGAGAACTTCGAGGAGGCCGCCGAGTTCTTCTCCGGCATGGTCATGGGCCACAGCCAGATGCGCTCGATGCTGCGCCTGCCGTCCGACAAGACCCCGGAAGAGTACGGCCGCCTCGCGCGGGAGGCGGCCGTCCGTTTCATGAGAGCTTACGCGCCCTAGCCTTGGTGGGACCTGGCTTACGCTTCCTCGGCGTCCGGCATGCCCATCATGTGGAAGCCGGCGTCGACGTGGACGACTTCGCCCGTGGTCGACTTGCCGAGGTCCGAGGCCAGCCACAGGGCGCAACCGGCGACGCCTTCCATCGAGGTGTCTTCCTTCATCGCGCTGAACGCGCGGCCTTGGGCGATCATGCCGCGGCCGCCCGAGATGCCGGCCAGGGCCAGGGTGCGCATGGCGCCGGCCGAGATGGCGTTGGCGCGGATGCCCTTGGGCCCCAGGTCGCGGGCGATGTAGCGGGTCGAAGCTTCCAGAGCCGCCTTGGCCACGCCCATGGTGTTGTAATTCGGGATGGTCCGCTCCGACCCCAGATAGGTCATGGTGATCAGCGAGCCGCCGTTCGGCATGATCTTGCTGGCGCGCTTGGCCACGTCGACGAAGCTGAAGGCCGAGATGTTCATGGCCAGCAGGAAGCCCTCGCGGGTCGTGTTGTCCACGAACGAGCCCTTAAGCTCGTTCTTGTTGGCGAAGGCCACCGAGTGGATCACGAAGTCGATCGTCCCGAAGACCTTCTCGATCTCGGCGAAGGCGGCGTCCATCGAGGCGTCGTCGGTGACGTCGGCCGGGATCAGCGTCTTGACGCCGATGCTCTCGGCCAGCGGGCGCACCCGGCGCTCCAATTCCTCGCCCTGGTAGGTGAAGGCCATCTCGGCGCCCTGGGCGGCCAATTGGCTGGCGATGCCCCAGGCGATCGAGTTGTGGTTGGCCACGCCCATGACGAGGCCCTTCTTGCCCCGCATCAGCTCGCCCTTGGGGAACGCGTAATCGTCGGCCATGTGTCGGGCCCTCTTTCGCAAATCGTTGACCGCTGGTTAGCAGGGGCCGGCGCCCGGCGGAACCCTTCAGCGGTCTTTCAGCGTCGGACCCTGTCGGCCAAGGCCGCTTCCAGCGACCGGGCGAAGGCTGAGGGATCGAACACGGCGGACGCCTCGACGGCCGCGCGGACACGGGTTTTCAGGGCCGCCAGGCCCGCGCGGTCATCGGCCAGGGCGACGGCCTTGGCGACATAGCGGGCGCGGTCAGCCGCGATCAGCTCAGGCAGGTCCAGGGCCGTCAGCAGGCTGGCCCCGACCCGGCTGGCGAAACTCTTGCCCGGCAAGCTCAGTATCGGAATCCCCATGCGCAGGGCGTCGCTGGCGGTCGTGTGGGCCCCATAGGGCCAAGTGTCGAGCACGAGATCGGCCAGGGCGTGGCGGGCCAGGTGCTCGGCGTGCGGCGCGGGCTGAGCAAAGACCAGCCGCTCCAGCTCGATCCCGCCGGCGACCGCATGGGCGCGCAGGTTTTCCGCCGCTCCCGGCGCGCCGGCATAGAGCCAAAGCACGCTCCGCGGCGCGGCCTTCAGGATCGCCATCCAGGTCGCGAACACCTCGGGCGTGATCTTGGCCGGATTGTTGAAACAGCAGAAGACGAAGACGGCCTCGGGCAGCCCCTCGGCGGCGCGGCTCGGCGGCGGCGGAAGTTCGGTCAGGCGGTCATTGGGCTGGTAGAGCGGCAGGCGGACCACCGCCTCGGACCAGAACCCTTCCGCGCCCGGCGGGATGGTCACGGCGTCGGCCAGGACGATGTCGGCATGTCGGCCCAGCGTGCCTGGATAGCCTAGCCAACTGACCTGCACCGGCGCGGCGCGATGAGCCAGGATCCCCGGCCGGCCGTCCTGGGTATAGCCCTTGAGGTCGACGACGATGTCGACGCCGCGCGCACGGCAAAGCTCGGCGATCGCCGCGTCCGACAGGCTGCGGACCTCGATCCAGTGCTCACAAGCGGCCTTCAGGCGCTCGCGCATCGGGCCGCCCGTGTCCGGACCATACGAAACGGCGAAGATCTCGAACCGGGAGCGGTCGTGCGCCTCCAGCACGCCCGCCAGCAGGCGAGCCGTGGCGTGCGCGTGCAGGTCGGACGACAGATAGGCCACGCGGATCCTGTCGCCCGGCGGCCGAACCGGCCATGTCGGCGCTGGGCGCTCGGGCGGCGCGGCCAGTTCGGCGCAGCGGCGGTGCAGGGCCGGCTCGTCGAACATCGCCAGGGCGGCGAAGGGCGAAACACCCAGCCGACCCAGCTTCAGGTCCGCCTTGACCAGCATGTCCAGCGCCGCGTCCTCGCGCCAGTCGCAGGTCTGGCGGCGCGCCCACATCAGGTCGCCCGAGACGCGGGTGTGCAGCGGGTCGATCTCCAGCACCGCTTCCAGATCGCGCGCCGCCTCGGCCGGTCGGTTCAGCAGCGACTTCAAGGCCGCGCGGCTGGCCAGCGTCTTGGCGTCGCCTGGCGAGAGCTGGACAGCGCGATCGAGCACCGCCAGCGCCTCCTCGAAGCCGCCCAGTCTTTGCAGCGATACGGCCAGGGCGCCGAGAACCGGCGGGTTGTCGGGATCGACCGCCAGAGCGGTACGAGCGGCGGCGACCACCTCGGCATCACGCCCTAGGCTATTGAGAACCAAGGCCTTTGCGGACAGCAAGCCAGGTCGCTCACTATCCAGCACCAGCCCTTCGTCAAGGGCGACGAGCGCCGCTTCCGCCTGGTCCAGCCCCAGTCGCGCCACGCCCAGCAGGTGCCAGGCCTCGAC encodes:
- the mutM gene encoding bifunctional DNA-formamidopyrimidine glycosylase/DNA-(apurinic or apyrimidinic site) lyase; the protein is MPELPEVETVRRGLEPVLSGARLVRVRANRPDLRFPLPDGFVQRLTGAKILQLDRRAKYILAPLDRGDTLVMHLGMTGRFEIAAPEGTVRPGDFAREVKPDDKHAHVVFETEAGATVTYYDPRRFGFMDLIQTDRVSHHPWFATMGPEPLGEGFDAKTLEKAFANRKQGPKTLLLDQRTVAGLGNIYVCEALHRAHISPFKPSGGIAPKRLPPLTTAIKDVLAEAVEVGGSSLKDFAAADGALGYFQHRFRVYDREGEPCPTSGCKGVIAREVQAGRSTFFCPVCQV
- a CDS encoding class I SAM-dependent methyltransferase yields the protein MSNTSASFGFTDVDASLKAGLVRGVFDRVAKNYDIMNDLMSGGVHRLWKDAVAARLNPQPGEVIIDCAGGTGDMARRFAKMARNAQERRGGPDATINIVDYNAEMIMAGIERGGEPEITWTVGDAQRLPLPDNYANAYVISFGIRNVTDIDAALREARRVLKPGGRFLCLEFSRPVTEALAKAYDAYSFKVIPQVGEWVAKDRDAYQYLVESIRRFPDQRTFAGMIETAGFKRVTYTNFTGGVAALHQGWAL
- the ubiB gene encoding 2-polyprenylphenol 6-hydroxylase — its product is MPSLSAFLRLTGAGWALVRADALIPREVEPQLPPAAKLAGRLLRMFAGGAAKRGRPGQRLADVLEKQGPAAIKMGQFLSTRADIFGTAFAEDLAHLKDRLPPFPLAIAEAEIQRNLGRPLGEIYAEIGEPVAAASLAQAHPAVLLDGRKAAVKVLRPGVERQVARDSAVLRLAARLAEQLAPASRRLKPTEFVEVVIRALDLEMDLRFEAAGCAELGEAMATDPYMRAPLVCWEGVGKRVLTLTWAEGVALSDPAALELPGLDRKALAENITRGFLAQALDHGLFHADLHEGNLFVAAPSAVTAVDYGIIGRLGPGERRYLAEILYGFLNRDYARVAKVHFDAGYVPAHQDVDAFAQALRAVGEPVFGRNAREVSMGRLLAQLFEITALFDMALRPELVLLQKTMVTVEGVARRIDPTHDLWAAADPVVRRWIGRELSPAAKARDFAEEALRAIKALARLAEAPPPAPVVVAERQHSWPLLWFLVGAATAGAAFVTGLLLAPHPPL
- the coaBC gene encoding bifunctional phosphopantothenoylcysteine decarboxylase/phosphopantothenate--cysteine ligase CoaBC, whose product is MKDKRVLLIVGGGVAAYKALLLTRLLRKAGIAVRPILTKAGAEFVTPLSLAALAEDKVYQELFSLTDEHEMGHIELSRSADLIVVAPATADLIAKAAGGFAGDLASTTLLATDKPVLMAPAMNVRMWLHPATQRNIATLKADGVSFVGPDEGAMACGEFGPGRLVEPEEIFAAIVAMLEGPAARPLQGKRALVTAGPTFEPIDPVRGITNRSSGKQGFAIAEALAKLGAEVTLIAGPVAQPTPVGVKRVDVETARQMLAASQAALPSDVGVFVAAVADWRVDEAFGTKLKKEKGGPPALTFVENPDILATLSASGPRRPKLVIGFAAETDHVEEHARAKLARKGCDWIIANDVTEPGVMGGGENAVLLITQDGTERWDRAAKDQVAGQIAARIAKALG
- the dut gene encoding dUTP diphosphatase — its product is MSAIPAGLAIRFKRWEGNADLPVPAYATSGAAGFDLRAHVPENEPIVLKPGSRCMAPTGFSVAVPDGWEMQVRPRSGLAFKNGVTVTNAPGTVDSDYRGQVCVLLINLGEEDFTIRRGDRIAQGVIAAAPQWPLVEVDDLDATDRGAGGFGSTGSK
- a CDS encoding HlyD family secretion protein; translation: MATPGNKKLVPMIVGGVVLVGVVVGGTLWFIDKQRYEATDNAFVQADTVQVSPQVSGYVAEVLVADNQRVEAGQVLARIDPSTFQARLDQAIANAGAADAAIRAVDDKNSLEQAMIAQKAAGVTSAQADAGRARADLDRYDALAKQGWVSQQKVQTERAAATQTTASVASAQAALEAERRAAQSLGSAKAQAVAQSAAAHAAVEQAKLDLERTTIRAPVAGVVGARSVRPGQLVQPGVALMSVVPLGRAFIVANFKETQVARIRVGQPVEIKADAFGKQKIVGKVDSFAPATGQEFALIPVENAVGNFTKITQRLPVKIVVDRSQLGQALRPGLSVEIKVDVRDRSGPSFAEAAQVTPQVARQGVDR
- a CDS encoding DHA2 family efflux MFS transporter permease subunit codes for the protein MTDAALPASEAPKTAPAKPEVDWGKLFLGFGAMVIGQFMAILDIQIVAASLPQIQAGVGASTDQISWIQTAYLIPEVVMIPLSGYLSRLWGTQRLYLISCTGFIVMSVLTGLSSSIDMMILTRALQGFIGGAMIPTVFAVAFTAFPPERRVTASVIMGLIVTLAPTVGPTLGGHLTEALSWRWLFFINVPTGLIVLFGVARWGEFDKGDPSLAKGFDWFGLAVMAIFLMSMQYVLEEGAKDDWFDDTGILWLTVVAVLGGTLFIWRQLTYRNPIVELRAFANRNFTVGVAMTAVSGASLFGGTFLLPQFLGRVRHYSASEVGTTMVVSGLSMFLTGPIAGRLVRKTDPRVPMFIGFVLAGWGMYMAHGVTKDWGFWEFAGVQACRGVGVMIAMIATQQITMSTLPPHMVKNASGLVNLSRNTGGAIGLALLATSITQQTALYYDDMTSKVTQGGATANMMAGLTERMMQLGVADPGGAARKAIGGMMQQQATVMAFGDSFTLLAIGCFVAAGVSLLAAPVKNAPPPPSDAH
- a CDS encoding TetR/AcrR family transcriptional regulator, with the protein product MPRIPGQIDVAKTEAILDAAVEVIGERGLAAPMEAIARRAGVSKQTVYNHYGSKADLMRALMTRRVESITASLREPGAVDNPTEALEAYARSMLETVVTNKSYSMMRVIMLGAGEMPDVAQEVFEAGPRAARRQLAAFLQMETELGRLKVENFEEAAEFFSGMVMGHSQMRSMLRLPSDKTPEEYGRLAREAAVRFMRAYAP
- a CDS encoding enoyl-ACP reductase FabI, with the protein product MADDYAFPKGELMRGKKGLVMGVANHNSIAWGIASQLAAQGAEMAFTYQGEELERRVRPLAESIGVKTLIPADVTDDASMDAAFAEIEKVFGTIDFVIHSVAFANKNELKGSFVDNTTREGFLLAMNISAFSFVDVAKRASKIMPNGGSLITMTYLGSERTIPNYNTMGVAKAALEASTRYIARDLGPKGIRANAISAGAMRTLALAGISGGRGMIAQGRAFSAMKEDTSMEGVAGCALWLASDLGKSTTGEVVHVDAGFHMMGMPDAEEA